A section of the Gasterosteus aculeatus chromosome 10, fGasAcu3.hap1.1, whole genome shotgun sequence genome encodes:
- the LOC120826961 gene encoding elongation factor 1-alpha isoform X1: MGKEKIHINIVVIGHVDSGKSTTTGHLIYKCGGIDKRTIEKFEKEAAEMGKGSFKYAWVLDKLKAERERGITIDIALWKFETSRYYVTIIDAPGHRDFIKNMITGTSQADCAVLIVAAGVGEFEAGISKNGQTREHALLAYTLGVKQLIVGVNKMDSTEPPYSQKRFEEITKEVSTYIKKIGYNPATVGFVPISGWHGDNMLEASEKMSWFKGWKVERKEGGATGVTLLEALDSILPPSRPTDKALRLPLQDVYKIGGIGTVPVGRVETGILKPGMVVTFAPPNLTTEVKSVEMHHETLTEAMPGDNVGFNIKNVSVKEIRRGNVAGDSKNDPPMAADNFTAQVIILNHPGQISQGYAPVLDCHTAHIACKFSELKEKIDRRSGKKLEDNPKALKSGDAAIINMVPGKPMCVESFSQYPPLGRFAVRDMRQTVAVGVIKSVDKKLASGGKVTKSAQKADKKK, from the exons ATGGGAAAGGAAAAGATCCACATCAACATCGTGGTCATCGGCCACGTCGACTCCGGCAAGTCCACCACCACCGGTCACCTGATCTACAAGTGCGGAGGAATCGACAAGAGAACCATCGAGAAGTTCGAGAAGGAAGCCGCCGAG ATGGGAAAGGGCTCCTTCAAGTACGCCTGGGTGCTGGACAAACTGAAGGCAGAGCGCGAGCGTGGTATCACCATCGACATCGCTCTGTGGAAGTTTGAGACCAGCAGGTATTACGTGACCATCATTGATGCCCCCGGACACAGGGACTTCATCAAGAACATGATCACTGGCACCTCTCAG GCTGACTGCGCCGTGCTCATCGTTGCCGCCGGCGTCGGCGAGTTTGAGGCCGGCATCTCCAAGAACGGTCAGACCCGCGAGCACGCCCTGCTGGCGTACACCCTGGGGGTGAAGCAGCTCATCGTCGGGGTCAACAAGATGGACTCCACCGAGCCCCCCTACAGCCAGAAGCGCTTTGAGGAAATCACCAAGGAAGTCAGCACCTACATCAAGAAGATCGGCTACAACCCCGCCACCGTCGGCTTTGTCCCCATCTCCGGGTGGCACGGAGACAACATGCTGGAAGCCAGTGAGAAG ATGAGCTGGTTCAAGGGATGGAAGGTCGAGCGTAAGGAAGGCGGCGCCACTGGCGTCACCCTGCTGGAAGCtctggactccatcctgccccCGTCCCGCCCCACAGACAAGGCCCTGCGCCTCCCCCTGCAGGACGTCTACAAGATCGGCG GTATTGGAACCGTCCCGGTCGGCCGCGTAGAGACCGGCATCCTGAAGCCCGGCATGGTCGTCACTTTTGCCCCCCCCAACCTGACCACGGAGGTGAAGTCCGTTGAGATGCACCACGAGACCCTGACCGAGGCCATGCCCGGCGACAACGTCGGCTTCAACATCAAGAACGTGTCCGTCAAGGAGATCCGCCGCGGCAACGTGGCTGGAGACAGCAAGAACGACCCCCCCATGGCGGCCGACAACTTCACCGCCCAG GTCATCATCCTGAACCACCCGGGTCAGATCTCCCAGGGTTACGCCCCCGTGCTGGACTGCCACACGGCTCACATCGCCTGCAAGTTCAGCGAGCTCAAGGAGAAAATTGACCGACGTTCCGGCAAGAAGCTGGAGGACAACCCCAAAGCTCTCAAGTCCGGAGACGCCGCCATCATCAACATGGTGCCTGGAAAACCCATGTGTGTGGAGAGCTTCTCCCAGTACCCCCCACTGG GCCGCTTCGCCGTGCGCGACATGAGGCAGACCGTCGCCGTCGGCGTCATCAAGTCCGTCGACAAGAAGCTCGCCTCCGGCGGCAAGGTGACCAAGTCCGCACAGAAGGCCGACAAGAAGAAATGA
- the LOC120826961 gene encoding elongation factor 1-alpha isoform X2, giving the protein MGKEKIHINIVVIGHVDSGKSTTTGHLIYKCGGIDKRTIEKFEKEAAEMGKGSFKYAWVLDKLKAERERGITIDIALWKFETSRYYVTIIDAPGHRDFIKNMITGTSQADCAVLIVAAGVGEFEAGISKNGQTREHALLAYTLGVKQLIVGVNKMDSTEPPYSQKRFEEITKEVSTYIKKIGYNPATVGFVPISGWHGDNMLEASEKMSWFKGWKVERKEGGATGVTLLEALDSILPPSRPTDKALRLPLQDVYKIGGIGTVPVGRVETGILKPGMVVTFAPPNLTTEVKSVEMHHETLTEAMPGDNVGFNIKNVSVKEIRRGNVAGDSKNDPPMAADNFTAQVIILNHPGQISQGYAPVLDCHTAHIACKFSELKEKIDRRSGKKLEDNPKALKSGDAAIINMVPGKPMCVESFSQYPPLGMNGGYRH; this is encoded by the exons ATGGGAAAGGAAAAGATCCACATCAACATCGTGGTCATCGGCCACGTCGACTCCGGCAAGTCCACCACCACCGGTCACCTGATCTACAAGTGCGGAGGAATCGACAAGAGAACCATCGAGAAGTTCGAGAAGGAAGCCGCCGAG ATGGGAAAGGGCTCCTTCAAGTACGCCTGGGTGCTGGACAAACTGAAGGCAGAGCGCGAGCGTGGTATCACCATCGACATCGCTCTGTGGAAGTTTGAGACCAGCAGGTATTACGTGACCATCATTGATGCCCCCGGACACAGGGACTTCATCAAGAACATGATCACTGGCACCTCTCAG GCTGACTGCGCCGTGCTCATCGTTGCCGCCGGCGTCGGCGAGTTTGAGGCCGGCATCTCCAAGAACGGTCAGACCCGCGAGCACGCCCTGCTGGCGTACACCCTGGGGGTGAAGCAGCTCATCGTCGGGGTCAACAAGATGGACTCCACCGAGCCCCCCTACAGCCAGAAGCGCTTTGAGGAAATCACCAAGGAAGTCAGCACCTACATCAAGAAGATCGGCTACAACCCCGCCACCGTCGGCTTTGTCCCCATCTCCGGGTGGCACGGAGACAACATGCTGGAAGCCAGTGAGAAG ATGAGCTGGTTCAAGGGATGGAAGGTCGAGCGTAAGGAAGGCGGCGCCACTGGCGTCACCCTGCTGGAAGCtctggactccatcctgccccCGTCCCGCCCCACAGACAAGGCCCTGCGCCTCCCCCTGCAGGACGTCTACAAGATCGGCG GTATTGGAACCGTCCCGGTCGGCCGCGTAGAGACCGGCATCCTGAAGCCCGGCATGGTCGTCACTTTTGCCCCCCCCAACCTGACCACGGAGGTGAAGTCCGTTGAGATGCACCACGAGACCCTGACCGAGGCCATGCCCGGCGACAACGTCGGCTTCAACATCAAGAACGTGTCCGTCAAGGAGATCCGCCGCGGCAACGTGGCTGGAGACAGCAAGAACGACCCCCCCATGGCGGCCGACAACTTCACCGCCCAG GTCATCATCCTGAACCACCCGGGTCAGATCTCCCAGGGTTACGCCCCCGTGCTGGACTGCCACACGGCTCACATCGCCTGCAAGTTCAGCGAGCTCAAGGAGAAAATTGACCGACGTTCCGGCAAGAAGCTGGAGGACAACCCCAAAGCTCTCAAGTCCGGAGACGCCGCCATCATCAACATGGTGCCTGGAAAACCCATGTGTGTGGAGAGCTTCTCCCAGTACCCCCCACTGG GGATGAATGGAGGATATCGCCATTGA
- the LOC120826962 gene encoding elongation factor 1-alpha has product MGKEKIHINIVVIGHVDSGKSTSTGHLIYKCGGIDKRTIEKFEKEAAEMGKGSFKYAWVLDKLKAERERGITIDIALWKFETSRYYVTIIDAPGHRDFIKNMITGTSQADCAVLIVAAGVGEFEAGISKNGQTREHALLAFTLGVKQLIVGVNKMDSTEPPYSQARFEEIQKEVSTYIKKIGYNPATVAFVPISGWHGDNMLEASEKMGWFKGWKVERKDGNANGTTLLEALDAILPPARPTDKPLRLPLQDVYKIGGIGTVPVGRVETGIIKPGMVVTFAPANLTTEVKSVEMHHESLTEAMPGDNVGFNVKNVSVKEIRRGYVAGDSKNDPPKGADNFNAQVIILNHPGQINAGYAPVLDCHTAHIACKFSELIEKIDRRSGKKLEDAPKFVKSGDAAIVKLIPQKPMVVEPFSNYPPLGRFAVRDMRQTVAVGVIKAVECKEISGKTTKAAEKAQKKK; this is encoded by the exons ATGGGAAAGGAAAAGATCCACATCAACATCGTGGTCATCGGCCATGTCGACTCCGGCAAGTCCACCTCCACCGGTCATCTGATCTACAAATGCGGAGGAATCGACAAGAGAACCATCGAGAAGTTCGAGAAGGAAGCCGCTGAG ATGGGAAAGGGCTCCTTCAAGTACGCCTGGGTGCTGGACAAACTGAAGGCAGAGCGCGAGCGTGGTATCACCATCGACATCGCTCTGTGGAAGTTTGAGACCAGCAGGTATTACGTGACCATCATTGATGCCCCCGGACACAGGGACTTCATCAAGAACATGATCACTGGCACCTCTCAG GCTGACTGCGCCGTGCTGATCGTTGCTGCCGGTGTTGGCGAGTTCGAGGCCGGTATCTCAAAGAACGGTCAGACCCGCGAGCACGCCCTGCTGGCCTTCACCCTCGGTGTGAAGCAGCTCATCGTCGGAGTCAACAAGATGGACTCCACCGAGCCCCCCTACAGCCAGGCCCGTTTCGAAGAAATCCAGAAGGAAGTCAGCACCTACATCAAGAAGATCGGCTACAACCCCGCCACCGTCGCCTTTGTCCCCATCTCTGGGTGGCACGGAGACAACATGCTGGAAGCCAGTGAGAAG ATGGGCTGGTTCAAGGGATGGAAGGTTGAGCGCAAGGACGGCAACGCCAATGGAACCACCCTGCTGGAGGCTCTGGATGCCATCCTGCCCCCAGCTCGTCCCACAGACAAGCCCCTGCGTCTGCCCCTGCAGGACGTCTACAAAATCGGAG GTATTGGAACAGTCCCAGTCGGCCGTGTTGAGACCGGCATCATCAAGCCCGGCATGGTTGTCACCTTCGCTCCTGCCAACCTGACCACTGAAGTGAAGTCTGTGGAGATGCACCACGAGTCTCTGACTGAAGCTATGCCCGGCGACAATGTCGGCTTCAACGTCAAGAACGTGTCCGTCAAGGAAATCCGTCGTGGATACGTGGCTGGAGACAGCAAGAACGACCCCCCCAAGGGAGCTGACAACTTCAACGCCCAG GTCATCATCCTGAACCACCCTGGCCAGATCAACGCAGGTTACGCCCCCGTGCTGGACTGTCACACCGCTCACATCGCCTGCAAGTTCAGCGAGCTCATCGAGAAGATTGACCGTCGTTCTGGCAAGAAGCTTGAGGACGCACCCAAGTTTGTCAAGTCTGGAGACGCAGCCATCGTCAAACTGATCCCACAGAAGCCCATGGTTGTGGAGCCCTTCTCCAACTATCCTCCCCTCG GACGTTTCGCCGTGCGTGACATGAGGCAGACGGTGGCCGTCGGTGTGATCAAGGCCGTTGAATGCAAGGAAATTTCCGGAAAGACAACCAAGGCTGCAGAGAAGgcccagaagaagaaatga